The DNA segment CACGCCGAGGCGGTGGGCGATGTCGGCGTTGGGGTGCCCCGTGGCGAGGAGGCGCAGGACGTCCTGTTCGCGCTCGGTGAGCGCGGCCGCCGACAGGGGAGGGGAGCCGCTCTCGGGCCGCTCGTCGATGACGATCGTCCGCCAGCGGGTGTCGCCGTCCGGGAGCACGGATCCGTGCAGGACGGCACCCTGGCCGGGGAGCGCGACCGGGCGGGCTCGTGACGGCGCCGCGGCGACGAGCGCGGCAAGCTTCGGCGGCAGCCGCTGCCCCGGGGTGGCCCGAACCGCGAGGTGGGTCGCGAGCAGGCGCTCGGCGCTCGGGCTCGCGGCCACGAGCCGCCCGTCGGTCCGAGCCACGATCACGCCGCGGCGGTGGTCGTCGAGGGCCCGATCCATCGCCGCGAGGAGGACCCCGCGCGCTTCGGCGGCGCGAGCGGCCTCGTAGCCCTCGACGAGCTGGTCCCGGGCCAGGTTGAGGACCTCCCGGTCCCGCTGCGTGTAGTCGCGGGCGGCGCGATTCAGGGCGATCCCGACGATCTGCGTGTCGCCGTACGACAGCGTGATCGCGATCTGCCGCTCGACGCGGGCGGGCCGGAAGTAGGTGGCGTAGAGGTCGCTCCGATGGAACTCGCGCTGGTCGACGAAGTCCGAGATCGTGTGCGCGCTGCCGTCACCGGTCCGGCTGGCGTAGGAGATGATGGGGTGCTGGGAGACGTGGCGCTCGAAGACGGACGGCTCGGTCCCGTCGAGGGCATCGACGGGGTCGACCGCGTAGCTGCCCCCGCCGCGGCCGGTCGTGTCGATCTCGTTGTAGGTGATGCTGTCGGAGGGCACCAGCCGGCGAAGCGGGCCCAGCACGGCCTCGGCGAAGGAGCCCGGGTCGAGGACGGCTCGGGCACGCGCGCCGAGGTCGATCAGCCGGGCCAGGTCGGCACGTCGCAGCTCCGCCATCGGGCGCTCCCCGGTCACCGGCGGCCCGTACGCAGATCAGCGTATTGCCTTGGCGGCCTGGGCGCGTTTAGGTCGCCTCGTTCGCAACGCGCGGAGGTGGGCCATGCCCGTGGACGAGGCGAAGCTGATGGAGTTCGTGGGCCAGGCGGTCGGCGATCTCGGCGCCGCCCTGACCGCGACGCTGGTCAACATCGGGGATCGACTGGGCCTGTACCGGGCGATGGCCGGGGCGGGCCCCATGACCGCCGCCGAGCTGGCGGCGAAGAGCCACACGGCCGAGCGCTACGTGGCGGAGTGGCTCGCCGCGCAGGCCGCGTCGGGCTACGTGGCCTTCGACGGCGACGGCCGCTACCACCTGCCGGACGAGCAGGCCGAGGCCCTGTCCAACGAGCAGAGCCCGGCCTGCGTGCTCGGTGGCTTCCAGGCGATGACGGCCGCCATGAGGGCCGAGCCCAAGCTCGTCGAGGCGTTCCGCTCCGGCGGGGGAGTGGGCTGGCACGAGCACGACCCAGCCCTGTTCGAGGGGACGGAGCGGTTCTTCCGACCCGGCTACGCGGCCAACCTCGTCTCGTCGTGGATCCCGGCGCTCGACGGCGTGGAAGCGAAGCTCCAGGCGGGCGGGACGGTGGCTGACGTCGGCTGCGGCCACGGGGCGTCGACGATCATCATGGGCGCGGCGTATCCGGCGTCGACGTTCGTCGGCTACGACTACCACCAGGGCTCGATCGACGCCGCCCGGCAGCGGGCGGCTGACGCCGGGCTGTCGGACCGGGTGCGGTTCGAGGCGGCCAGCGCCAAGGACTACCCGG comes from the Acidimicrobiia bacterium genome and includes:
- a CDS encoding LuxR C-terminal-related transcriptional regulator; translated protein: MTGERPMAELRRADLARLIDLGARARAVLDPGSFAEAVLGPLRRLVPSDSITYNEIDTTGRGGGSYAVDPVDALDGTEPSVFERHVSQHPIISYASRTGDGSAHTISDFVDQREFHRSDLYATYFRPARVERQIAITLSYGDTQIVGIALNRAARDYTQRDREVLNLARDQLVEGYEAARAAEARGVLLAAMDRALDDHRRGVIVARTDGRLVAASPSAERLLATHLAVRATPGQRLPPKLAALVAAAPSRARPVALPGQGAVLHGSVLPDGDTRWRTIVIDERPESGSPPLSAAALTEREQDVLRLLATGHPNADIAHRLGVSIRTVHKHLEHLYPKLGVHDRTGAAATWLAEHGAHAGRGDAS
- a CDS encoding class I SAM-dependent methyltransferase, with the translated sequence MPVDEAKLMEFVGQAVGDLGAALTATLVNIGDRLGLYRAMAGAGPMTAAELAAKSHTAERYVAEWLAAQAASGYVAFDGDGRYHLPDEQAEALSNEQSPACVLGGFQAMTAAMRAEPKLVEAFRSGGGVGWHEHDPALFEGTERFFRPGYAANLVSSWIPALDGVEAKLQAGGTVADVGCGHGASTIIMGAAYPASTFVGYDYHQGSIDAARQRAADAGLSDRVRFEAASAKDYPGRGFDLIAFFDCLHDMGDPVGALAHAKGALAEGGTIMLVEPFANDDIADNLNPIGRVFYSASTLICTPASLSQEVGRGLGAQAGEGRLRQVATEAGLTSFRRATETPFNLV